The following coding sequences are from one Bacillota bacterium window:
- the hisB gene encoding imidazoleglycerol-phosphate dehydratase HisB, giving the protein MEERIAQVDRETAETSVHVSLHLDGTGKAEVETGIGFFNHMLTHVVRHALFDAVIQARGDLQVDAHHTVEDVGICLGTALQRALGDKRGIERYGHAIVPMDDALVMVAVDLSGRAYLRCDLQLPPVMLGQMPAELVPEFLRALAFHVPMNLHVRQLAGENAHHIAEATFKALGRALADAVRYRSREAGVPSTKGVL; this is encoded by the coding sequence ATGGAAGAACGCATCGCCCAGGTGGACCGCGAAACCGCCGAAACCAGCGTGCATGTGAGCCTGCATCTGGACGGCACGGGGAAAGCCGAGGTGGAGACAGGCATCGGCTTTTTCAACCACATGCTGACGCACGTGGTGCGCCACGCCCTGTTCGACGCGGTCATTCAGGCGCGTGGCGACCTGCAGGTAGACGCCCACCACACGGTGGAGGATGTGGGCATCTGCCTGGGCACGGCGTTACAGCGCGCACTGGGCGATAAGCGCGGTATCGAGCGCTACGGGCACGCCATTGTGCCGATGGACGATGCACTGGTGATGGTGGCGGTCGACCTTTCGGGGCGAGCGTATCTGCGCTGTGACCTGCAGCTGCCACCCGTCATGTTGGGGCAGATGCCTGCAGAGCTGGTACCGGAGTTCCTGCGCGCGCTGGCGTTCCACGTGCCGATGAACCTGCATGTGCGCCAGCTGGCTGGTGAAAACGCGCATCACATTGCCGAAGCCACCTTCAAAGCGCTGGGACGTGCTCTTGCCGATGCGGTTCGCTACCGCTCGCGCGAGGCAGGTGTGCCCAGCACGAAAGGAGTGCTGTAG